In the Ornithodoros turicata isolate Travis chromosome 5, ASM3712646v1, whole genome shotgun sequence genome, GTTCTTCATCTTTTCTTCCGGCTATTTTTTGCAGCGGAGAGACGAGGACAGAAGCGCGTAATCGCGACTAACGGAAAATTTTACTGCTGAAACGCTTAAATAGGTAATTTCCGTGGCGTAGACATGTCACAAACACGCGATATCAACAGGAACATTGGGGCACGTGAAAACTAGGAATCATTatcgagatacgttatctcggCTTGTTTTAGATCAGTGGACGTTGCGCTTACACATTTATATAACCTGCTTTATTAATCGAGTAGTCTTCAAGGATCTCCCTATCCACTTGGTTTTGAAAAGTACCCGTTATTGTGGGGGGGGTCTCTTTCTGATCCATGTCACGACTTACAAACTACCCCGTTTCTCTACGTTAGTTTTACGTTAGTTAGATACGGTACATGCTTCTGGTGGTTCTGTATCTGGCCGGGCTTCTGCACGTAATACCAGCGATACTTACGAAAAAGGGCCGTTAAAGATACgggactttttttctttttttttacaagtacgCTTGGATGGCTCGGCACAGTCAAGCACGGAACGCCGCCAGAACGTGTATTTCTGCGTTCTGTGCAGAGTGCCGCACCGACCTAAAACGGGTACCTGTATCGATTTCGTACGTGGAGCCGTAATGATCCCAATTCCGATCCGTTGATCCGACAAGCAATGCCTTTGGATATGGGAGAATCAACTGCGCAACTGAAACGGCATTGTGATATTTATTGTATTTGATAACAGATATGAAGGACTCAAAACTGGAGTGTGAAAAATGCAACGAGCTTGTACAACGAGCAAATAGCAATAATGCGTATGGAGCAAAAAAAGCTAACAATGTGTATGGAAATTCAATACAAAACATAAGGTAGTGAAAGATGACGTCCCAGAGCCCTACCGCTCCGGACCTTCCCGGCCCGTAGCTCGGGCGTCCATTTTCTGCTTTCTCTTCCTCGCTGCTTCGGCCAGCTCCAGGGGAACTTGCACTCTACGCAGAAACTCGTACCTCTCCCTGTCGTAAACTTCAATCGCGTAGGCCTTCCTCTTGCGTCTGTTTCGGCCAGCATCACTGCGGCCGCTACTGTCCACGGAATTGTCCGGTATTTTAGCAGACGAACATGCAGTAGCAGAAGCGGTCTTGGAAGTAGTTGGCACGAGCAACGTGTGCTGCATATCATCGTGCTTTTGATCGCGGGTCGGACAAGCGCAAACCTTCACTTCCACAATGCGGCGCGCAAGGTCCTGACCCTCTGGAGACCGCAAGATAAAAAAGACTTCGGTGGTGCGTCTCTCCAGAGTGCCTTTGCAGCTGTTGCGACACATGAAACGCAGCCTGTACGTAAAGGAATCGctgctgttcataattggcGCTTCGAACGGAACGGTGAGGAAATTGCGCTGTCCGTTCGCTGGATCTTGCCAATACGTAGTGGCCGGATGGTCGCATAGTATCCAGTGGTCGCGGGAGCTGTGATCAGCGCTGCTATCTTGCTGTGCAACGACGTGTAAAGGACAGCGCCTGACATTTACGAGCCGGAGATTAGCATCTCGAAATACAGCGACGATGCAAACTGTCGTACCTGGCGGCTGTGGTTGGTCAGTGATGAAATGAACTGGAAGCGCATTGTCCATCACTGTGTAAAGCTTTCGCCTCTCTTCGACGTACGTCCACGAGGTGTTGGTGTTGGTTGGTACTCTATGTCCGAACTTTACTTGAAATCCGACGTTCCCCGGCCAGTCCTCTACGTTGTGGTTTGCGCAGTTTGTGTTTGGTGCGATGATTTCTGTCCATTGCGGTTCAACGATTTCTTGCTTTATGTCTCGGGCGGCTAGGGTGCCGGAGTCGGTGTCAGTGTCAGTAGGTGAGACATGTTCGAACATGATTTCGTGCTCCCCTAGACAGGAGAGCTCATGCGCATAATCAGCTATGAGCTCTTGCAGATTATCGTCAGTTGCCCATGACTGACAAAAGTCTGTCCCGCTTCCCCAGCTTTCATTGTTCGATTGGTCCTTATGACTCATAATGCAATATGCAATCACG is a window encoding:
- the LOC135394994 gene encoding cellular tumor antigen p53-like, which produces MSHKDQSNNESWGSGTDFCQSWATDDNLQELIADYAHELSCLGEHEIMFEHVSPTDTDTDSGTLAARDIKQEIVEPQWTEIIAPNTNCANHNVEDWPGNVGFQVKFGHRVPTNTNTSWTYVEERRKLYTVMDNALPVHFITDQPQPPGTTVCIVAVFRDANLRLVNVRRCPLHVVAQQDSSADHSSRDHWILCDHPATTYWQDPANGQRNFLTVPFEAPIMNSSDSFTYRLRFMCRNSCKGTLERRTTEVFFILRSPEGQDLARRIVEVKVCACPTRDQKHDDMQHTLLVPTTSKTASATACSSAKIPDNSVDSSGRSDAGRNRRKRKAYAIEVYDRERYEFLRRVQVPLELAEAARKRKQKMDARATGREGPER